Part of the Sphingobium sp. TKS genome is shown below.
GCCGAATTGTGCGCCACGGCGTCCCGACAGATTGAGATATTGATCCCGGTCGGCGGAGCCATTCACATACTGGCCCGTGGCCTCGAACAGGGGCAGGGGCCGCGACCCATCCGGCTTATAGGCGTAGCGCAGCACCGCTGTGGCGTCGTGCCCGTCGGTTACGCGCACGCCGGCGGAGATCGGAAAGCGGAAGCTGTCGTCGGTCTGCGTGTAGCCGACCGCAAGATCGACGATATGCGAACCAAATGAACCGGTAGCGCGGGCACCGATCAGGAGCTGGCTGGGTTCGCGGCGCGGCCGGTCCCGCACCACATTGGGACCCGGATTGATCGGACCGCCAGGCGTCACCGTCGGCCCGGCGAACACCGAGCGCGGATTGCTTTCGAGCAGATCGCGGGTCAGCGGCCCTGCGACATCGAACCCAAGATCCGTGTAGCGTGCAAAGGCGCGGAGCGTGAATGCGTCGGAGAGGCGGAAACCGAGATTGCCGCCAACGCTTGTCCGCTCCGACTTGTTGTAGACGCGAAAGCCGTCCCGATGGCTGACGTCGCCGTGGAGCAGCATATCGAAGCCATCGCGGGACAGACCGTATTCCGCGAGTCCGCCAATCTGGTCAAAGCTGCCGCCGCTGAGATTGAGCTTTACGCCGGGCGAACTCCGTCCTGTCGGCGACATGAGGTTGAGCGCTCCGCCCAACACGGTCGCTCCGAGCCGGTTGGCCGTGTAGCCGCGATAGATCTCAATTGCGTCCGCGCTCCCCGGATTGGCGAAGCCGACGACATAGGATCCGTCGGCCCGGTTGAGCGGCAGTCCATCCTGCAACACCAGCACACCGCGCTCGACGGGATTCTGTTGTAGTCCCGAGCCCCGGATCTGGATACGCGGCTGATCGTTGCCCCCGAAGAAGTCCTGAACCACCACACCCGGAACGTCGGCCAGCGCACGCGAAATCGTCAGGTTGGCGGTAGCAGGCATGCTCTCGGCGGTGACGACCGCCGTGCCACCCGCGGTCGCACCTAGCCGAGGTGCGATGACATCCCGCGGCGCCGTCACGACGATCTCGGCGCCAGTGCTGCCAGGCGTCGCGGATTGCGCCAGCGCAGCCTGGGGCACGGCACCGGCGACGAGCATGGCGAGCCCCGCCGAGGGCATTCTGGAGTGACCGCCTTCGGTGCGCCGCGGCACCGATCGGACAAGGCCGATAGGCATGTTGCTTGCCCCCTGGATATGCTATTGCGAGGCGTTTGCGAATAACATGCCCGATCAATGCCGGATTTGCGCTGGCGCAACGGATGGCCAGAATATCTTCATGGGTGAGGACTATCGTTGACGGAGCGACAACGAATGCAGGCTTTTACTTCGATGAACGGCAAGGCGGCGCTTCTGCGGCTCGAGGAGCTTGAGCTTTTCCGTTCGCTACCCGATGCGGCTCTTACAACGGTTCGCGCGGCGATGCAGGTTGATCGGGTCGCGAGCGGCAGCGTTGTCTTCGAGCAGGGGGAGCGTGCAAGCCGCGCCTTCGCGCTCGGCTCCGGCAGCATCCGCATTTCGCAGACCGGTCAGGAAGGTGGCCAGGCGATCGTTCGCTTCATCGCGCCGGGTGAGATGTTCGGTACCGTTCCGCTGTTCACCGACCATCTCTTCCCTGCGAATGCGATCACGGCGGAGAGCTCGGTCATCCTCAGCTGGAGCGAGCAGGGCCTTGTGGACCTGATGACGTCATATCCGGCCATCGCTCTCAATGTCATTCATGTGCTCGGAACCCGGCTCGGAGAGGCTCAGGAGCGCATGCGCGAGCTCGCGACGTTGCGCGCCGAGCAGCGTCTGGCGCAGGCTATTCTCAGACTTGCCGCACAAGCGGGATCAAACTGTCCCGAGGGTACGGCGATCACCATTCCGTTGCGGCGCAAGGATATCGCGGAATATGCGGGCACGACATTATACACGGCCAGTCGGACGCTCGCGACATGGGAGAAGGCAGGCGTCCTCACCAGCAGAGGGCAGTATATCACTGTTTGTCAACGGCGGAGCAAAAGTCGGCCATTCGGCGGCGTAAAACCAGGCCATCGTGTTACATGTCGGGGGGAGTGGCGTGAGGGCGTAGCCCGAGGGCCACTCCCCCCGGCATTGATGTAATTTTCAGGGTCTGGTTTTGGCCTTGCGGGCCCGGCTGTGCGCGAGGCGATAGCTTTCGCCGTTCATCTCGAGGATGCTGACGTGATGGGTCAGGCGATCGAGGAGCGCGCCTGTGAGACGCTCAGATCCGAAGGTTTCGGTCCATTCGTCGAAGGGCAGGTTGCTGGTGATGAAGGTGGAGCCGCGTTCGTAACGCTGGGAGATCAGCTCGAACAGCAGTTCCGCGCCGGTCTTGGAGAGCGGCACAAAGCCCAGTTCGTCGATGATGAGCAGCTTGTATCCGGCCATCTGCTTCTGGAAGCGCAGAAGACGGCGCTCGTCGCGGGCCTCCATCATTTCGCTGACCAGCGCTGCCGCGGTGGTGAAGCCCACCGACAGTCCTTTCTGGCATGCTGCCAGTCCGAGCCCCAACGCTACGTGCGTCTTTCCGGTGCCTGATGGCCCCAGAGCGATGGCGTTCTCACGCCGCTCGATCCACTCGCAGCGCGCCATCTCGAGCACCTGCATCTTGTTGAGCCTGGGGATGGCGGCGAAGTCGAAGCTGTCGAGGCTTTTGACGGCGGGGAAGCGCGCGGCCTTGATGCGCCGCTCGACCATGCGACGCTCCCTGTCGATCATTTCCATCTCGACGAGGCGGGCGAGGAAGCGGATATGATCGACGCCTTCAGCGGCACATTGCCGCGCGAGCTTGTGATGCTCACGCAGGCACGTAGGCAGCTTGAGCGCCTTGAGATGGTGAGCGAGAAGGATCTCCGGGGCCTGATCGCTCATGCGGCCTCCTGCCGGTCGGAGAGCAGGCTCAGATAGGCTCTGGCAAAGGTCTTCTCGACCGTGGTGCGTGGCAGGAAGGGATAGACGTCCAGGTCCAGCCTGGGCGGTACGCGTTCGATCCGGCACAGGACGAGGTGCTTGACGGCATCGAAGCCGATGGCGCCAAGATCGATGGCCTGTTCGACCGCCGCCTGGAGATCGGCGAGGGTGAACGTTTCCAGCAGGCGCAGTACCTGCACATATTCGCGCCTGCCATGTTTGTGCATGCGCCCTTCCATCAACCGCTGCAGTGTCGTGAACGCTTCGGGCAGGTCCCAGCCCTGCAAAGGCGCAGCCTGGTCGAATGCGTTGATCTTCTGCTCGATCAGCGGGAGATAATGGAGCGGGTCGAAGACAACCTCCTCGCGGGCATAGCAACGAGGATGACGGGCGATGACTTCGCTGCGGCAGCCGATCACCACCTCATCGACATAGGCCCTGATCCAGACCTCCTGATGGCCCCAGGCCACCGGAACCGAATAATCGTTGGTCCTGTAGCGCACCAGGGATTGCGAGGAGACCCGCCCGCCTTTCTGATCGCAGGCCTCGAAGGGTGTAGCGGGCAGAGGCTGCATGGCCGCGAGATCGCGCTGCAGCCGCTCACCGATCGTCTCGCTCTGCCCGCGCACCTTGTCCTGCTGGCGCTTGCGGCATTGCTCCTCCAGCCACAGGTTGAACGCCTCCCAGGTCGGGAACTTCGGGATCGGCACCATGAAGTTGCGCCGGCAATAGCCTACCAGCCCCTCCACATTGCCTTTCTCGTTCCCCTTGCCCGGGCGAGCATAGCGGTCGCGGATCACGTAATGCGACAGGAAAGCGCTGAACAGCGTGGCACGCTGCCGCGTGCCGTCGGGCAGGATCTTCGCCACAAGGCAGCGATCGTTGTCATAGACGATCGAGCGCGGTACCGCGCCGAAAAACGCGAAGGCATGCACGTGTCCGTCCACCCAGGCCTCCGCCACCGCCGCCGGATAGGCCCGCACATAGCAGGCATCACTGTGCGGCAGATCGAGCGCGAAGAAGTAGGCCTTCTGCTCCACCCCGCCGATCTCCACCAGCGCTTCCCCGAAATCGGCCTGCGCATCTCCCGCAGGGTGCGCCAGCGGCACGAACATCTCCCGGCTGCGCTGTTCGCGCTCCCGGATGTAATCCTTGATGATCGTATAGCCGCCGGTGAAACCATGCTCGGTGCGCAAACGGTCGAATACCCGCTTCGCCGTATGGCGTTGCTTGCGCGGGACACTGCGGTCACCCTCAAGCCATCCATCAATGATCGCCACAAACCCGTCCAGCTTCGGGCGCTGCGGTACGGACTGGCGCCGGTAACCCGGCGGCGATGAAAACGACAGCATCTTGCGTACCGTATCGCGCGACACATTGAAACGCTTCGCCGCCGCCCGTTGGCTCATGCCATCCGCGCAAGCCAGACGGACCTGAAGATAAAGTTCCACGCTGTAGATCCCCACACCTCCCTGACTCGGCAGAAAGGCTTCAAGGTGGACGACTTTTAAGCCGCCCGCAGCAGGACTATCCCGCCGCTACCGTGGTCGAATATTGCTCCGCCGTTCTCAAGCTGTCTGGATCGGGGTGAGCAAGGACAACCACATGGCGCGCCCTTCGCTTGTCAGTGCCATCCATCGGAAACGCTCCTCTGGCCAGGTCCCTAGGGGATCCGAACACGGCGCGCGCCTCGGGAATCTACGCAGTCTCGCCGGAATATACATTGGGAAGCGATGCGCCGCGCAGACTTTCCAAAGGCCGCTGACCGGGGAGGATCATTGCTTTGCGATAATGGCCATGATCAGGCGTCATCCTGAGCTATGACTTCTTTCGAGGCGGGCGTGGTGGGGCCGATCTAGGCCCTCGCGAGCGTCGGACGCCGCGACGCGGCTGCGCTTCGGCCTGCGCTCGAGCCTCGGCGACGACCTGCCGAAGACCATGCAATTGATCCACGAGGTGAAGCACGATGTCGATGCCCTCGTCGTTTACGCCGAAATCATGCTTGAGATCGCGAATGAGACGTGCGCGGGCCGCGTCCATATCGGACAGAATGATCGTCGCGGACCGCTGCTCGGCGATAATCCATTCGCGTTCGATCCACAGTTCCAGCGAACGGAGGTCGATGCCCGAGCGCGCCAGGAATTCGTCCAGATCGATCATCGCCCTGCCTCACGAGGATTGAAGCTCTTTCCGGCTTCCCAGTTCGAGACGAACTGTTCGAGGTCGGGATCCGCCGGCTTGGGAAGCATGATTCTGAGCTTGACGAACTCATCCCCGCGGCCGCCGCCGGGCAGGGGCGCGCCCTTGCCCCTCAGGCGCAGCGTGCTGCCGCTGTTTGAGCCTGCGGGGACCGTCATCGTCACATCCCCGGTGGGCGTCGGCACGCGGATTTTGCCGCCGAGGACCGCTTCGCTCAACGAGATGGGCACCTCGATCGTGATGTCGTCGCCATCGCGGATGAACCGGGGATCCGATCGGACCTCGATCTCAATGAACGCGTCTCCAGGGCCGCCCTTGCCGGTGCCCGGCGCGCCTTTGCCTTTTAGCCGCAGGGACTGGCCATCGACGATACCGGCCGGGATCGTCACGTCGAGCGTGCCGCCGGAAGGGAGGGTGACGCGTTGCGGACCGCCGGTAATGGACTCCACGAAGCTGATCGAAAGACGGTAGTGCAGGTCCTGACCGCGGCGATTGGCGCGTGCCTGCGTGCTCCGCCGGAACAGATCTGCAAATGGATCATCGCCCGCTGCAAAATCCTCGAAGCCCGCGCTGCTCGCATAACGGCCGAAGTCCGATCCGGCATAATCACGATAATATTGCTGCTGAGGCCGCTCGGTACCGGTCTCGTCGATTTCGCCCGCGTCATAGCGCTTGCGTTTCTCGGCGTTGCTCAGCAGATCGTATGCGCCCGCGACCTTCTTGAACTTCTCCTCGGCCGACGCATCGCCTGGGTTAAGGTCTGGATGGAGTTTCTTCGCGAGCTTGCGATAGGCTTTCTGGATGTCATCCGCAGTGGCGGACGTCGCGACGCCGAGAACTTCGTATGGATCGCTCACCTGTCACCCCTCCCGGCCGCGCCCGTGACGGACCTGGAAGCTTCGCCAAATTTGGTCGCCATTTTTCTGTCCGGACCGCCGGTTCTATCGGCGCAAGAAACTGTGCGGATGCCGGCGCCGATTGCAAGTCCGGCGTTACGGGTACGGCCGTCCACCGCGATATTCAACTAACCTTCAGCGCAAGTGCGCCGTCGCTCTCATCGATATGGACCGTCGCTCCATCGCGGATTTCGCCTTGAAGAATCAGGTCCGCGAGCGGATCCTGCAAGAAACGCTGGACCGCGCGCTTCAATGGCCGCGCGCCATAGACCGGATCATAGCCGACCCGACCAAGCCACGCGCGCGCCGCGTCGGTAAGATCGAGCGTAATTTTGCGGTCCTGGAGCAGCTTGCCCACCCGGGCGACCTGGATGTCGACGATGGGCGCCATATGGTCGGCCGCGAGCCGATGGAACAGGATGATCTCGTCGAGGCGGTTGAGGAATTCCGGGCGAAAATGGCCGCGGACGATTTCCATCACCTGCTCCTCGACCTTCTCGACCGGCTCATTGTCGGCGAGGGCCGCGATATACTGGCTGCCCAGGTTGCTGGTGAGCACGATAATCGTGTTGGTGAAGTCGACGGTGCGGCCCTGACCATCGGTCAGCCTCCCGTCGTCGAGCACCTGGAGAAGTATGTTGAACACGTCGCCATGCGCTTTCTCCACCTCGTCGAACAGGACGACCTGGTACGGCCGGCGGCGGACCGCCTCGGTCAGCACGCCGCCTTCTTCATAGCCGACATAGCCCGGAGGCGCGCCGATCAGGCGGGCGACCGAGTGCTTCTCCATGAACTCGCTCATGTCGATGCGGACCATCGCGTTGTCGTCGTCGAACAGGAAACCCGCGAGCGCCTTGGTAAGCTCGGTCTTGCCCACGCCGGTTGGACCCAGAAACAGGAATGAGCCCAAGGGCCGGTTAGGATCCTGCAGACCGGCGCGCGCGCGGCGCACGGCGGTCGACACGGCCCGGACCGCATCGGCCTGGCCGATGACGCGCTTGCCGATCGTCTCTTCCATGGCGAGCAGCTTCTCGCGCTCGCCGGTCATCATACGCTCGACCGGAATGCCGGTCCAGCGCGCGACGACACCGGCAATATCCTCGCTGGTCACTTCCTCGCGAAGCATTGCGCCCTCGGTCGCGCCCTCTGCATCAGCCAGCTCCTTTTCGAGGGTCGGGATAGTGCCATATTGCAGCTCGCCCGCCTTCGCGAGGTCGCCCGAGCGCTGCGCCTGCTCGAGTTCGATCCGTGCGGCGTCGAGTTTTTCCTTGATCCGGCTCTCGCCCGCGATCTTCTCCTTCTCGGCTTGCCAGCGCGACGTCAGCTCGGCCGATTGCTGTTCGAGATTGGCGAGATCCTGCTCGAGCGCCGCCAGTCGGTCCTTGGACGCCTTGTCGGTCTCCTTCTTCAGCGCCTCCCGCTCGATCTTGAGCTGGATGATGCGCCGGTCGAGATTCTCGATCTCCTCGGGCTTGGACTCGACTTCCATGCGCAATCGCGAGGCAGCCTCATCCATGAGGTCGATCGCCTTGTCCGGCAGGAAGCGGTCGCTGATATACCGGTGGGAGAGCGTCGCCGCCGAGACCAGCGCGCTGTCGGTGATGCGCACGCCATGGTGCAGCTCATATTTCTCCTTGAGCCCGCGCAGGATCGAGATCGTGTCCTCGACGGTCGGCTCGCCGACGAAGACGGGCTGGAAGCGCCGCTGCAGCGCCGGGTCCTTTTCGACATGCTTGCGATACTCGTCGAGCGTGGTCGCGCCGATGCAATGCAGCTCGCCGCGGGCGAGGGCGGGCTTGAGCAGGTTGGAGGCGTCCATAGCACCTTCCGACTTTCCCGCGCCGATCAGCGTGTGCATCTCGTCGATGAAGAGGACGATATGACCCTCCGCAGCCTTTACCTCATCGAGCACGCCCTTCAGCCGCTCCTCGAATTCGCCGCGATATTTGGCTCCCGCGATCAGGCTGCCCATGTCGAGCGCCATGAGCGCTCGGTCCTTGAGCGTGTCGGGCACGTCGCCATTGGCGATGCGCAGCGCAAGGCCTTCGGCGATCGCCGTCTTGCCGACGCCGGGCTCGCCGATAAGCACCGGATTATTCTTGGTGCGCCGCGCAAGGATCTGGATAGTGCGGCGAATCTCTTCGTCGCGGCCGATGACCGGGTCGAGCTTTCCGTCGCGCGCCGCTTCGGTGAGGTCGCGCGCGAATTTCTTCAGCGCGTCGTAGCGGTCCTCGGCCGAGGCGGTGTCGGCGGTCTTGCCCTTGCGCAGCGCGTTGATCGCTGCATTCAGAGCCTCGGGCTTCACGCCCGCCGCCGCCAGCGCCTTGCCCGCCGCCGTGCCTGAGACCAGCGCCAGTGCGAGCAACAGCCGCTCGACCGTAACATAGCTGTCGCCCCCTTTCTGCGCGATTTGCTCCGCCTGGTCGAGCATACGCACAGCGTCATTGTCGAGGCTCGGCGCGGCCTGGGCGCCGCTACCCGAAACAGACGGCACTTTTGCGAGCGCAATATCGGTCTCGCGCGTCGCGACTGCGGGGTCGCCCCCCGCCGCTTTGATCAGGCCGGACGCCATACCCTGCTCATCATCGAGCAGTGCCTTCAACAGATGTTCCGGGCTGATCCGCTGATGGCTCATCCGTATCGCGACGGTTTGCGCGCTCTGGAGAAAACCCTTGGCGCGATCGGTGAATTTTTCGAGATTCATTGGTTCCTCATATTTCCGTTTGGCAGGCGTACCGATTACCGCTCAGCGCGTTGCCTGGTCTCCGCCCGACCGAATGTTGGCAGAACACCAGCCAGCACGGCTCAAACGCGGTCGGCACAGGCGCGATTCGCTTGATCGGGAAGCCCGGAATTTCGTGGCATAGCTCGTTTCCCCCATGATCGCGGACCAGGTCCTCGGCGCTTATCCTTCGATCCCACGGATCGGAATATACGGGATTATCCGGTGCGCGCGGGAAGCGACTGCGGGCCAGCTGACGACGATATCTCCACGCCCAAGATGGGAGAATGCGATCGCAATCGGCATCGTCCTCTTTCACACCGCCGCGACGTAGGGCCCTTCCGCGATGAGCGATCGGTGGCTGGGCGATCGAGAGCAAGCGTGACGATTTCGCTATCTACCCGAGTTCGCGATGCGCCGGGAGGGCAACATGACGACCATCCGCCCGCCTCGCAAGCAACGGGGAGACAAATGGCGAAACCTATCCCTGCGACGATCACCTGCTCATGCAGCGGCTTTAGCCGCCTTGGCGGCGATCAAGACTTTAGATCCCCGTTTGGCTTGCCCTCTCGCTGCATCCTTCCGGTCAGCAGTCGCGCGCCGCGCCCGTAGGTGAACCACGCCCAGGACCAGTTCACGTAGACGAGCAAGCGGCTGCGAAAGTCGACCAGCAGCATCAGGTGCACCAGCGACCAAGCTAGCCAGGCGAGAAATCCTTTCAGCCTCAACCCACCCAGTACAGCCACTGCGCGGGAACGGCCGATCACCGCCATGGTGCCGTAATCGCGATAGCGGAACGCTTCAGGTTCGCGACGCCGCGCTATACGTGCGGCCAGCAATCGACCGACAAAAGCGCCCTGCTGCTTGGCGACGGGAGCGAGACCTGGCAACGGACGGCCGCCGCCGTGATCAAAGCTGGCAACGTCCCCAATTGCGAAGATCTCCGGGTGCCCCGGCACGGAGCAATCGGCGGCGACCTTCACCGCTCCGTTGGGAGCCGCAGCCGCAGCGAGCCATCGGGCGACGGGCCGTGCCTCTGTTCCGGCGCACCAGAGCACGGTGCCGGTGTTGATCCGTTCGTCTCCCAGCATGAGTCCCGTGGCGTCGATCGCCTGAACGGCCTTGCCGGTCCGCACCTCTACTCCGAGCGTGGCCAGGGCCTCGGCCGCATAGGCAGAAAGCGACGGGTCAAAGGCAGCCAGCAGTCGCGGGCCCGCCTCGCACAGCACCACACGGGTCTTGCGCGGGTCGATGCAAGTGAAATCGCGCGCAAGTGTGGTGCGGGCGAGCTCGGCGATCGTGCCCGCCAGCTCAACACCCGTCGGCCCGCCGCCCACTATCGCAAATGTCAGCAGACGCCGTACCTCGGCCGGATCGCCGGACTGCTCAGCCCGTTCGAACGCCGCAAGGAGTCGCGCGCGAATGGTGAGCGCATCGTCCAGCGATTTGAGAACAAGGCTATACGGGCGCCATGCCTCGTTCCCGAAGAAGCTGTAGGCGGCGCCGGTCGCGAGAACGAGATAGTCGTAGGACAAGCGCCTTTCGTCATCCAGGAGCACCTCGCGCGCGGCGACGTCGACACCCAGCACCTCCGCCATTTGCACATGGATGTTGGGATTGCCCCGCAGCAGCACGCGGTTGGCCGTCGCGATATCGGCCGGCGACAGCGCGGCCGTGGCAACCTGATAGAGTAGTGGCTGGAACAGGTGATGGTTGGTACGATCGACCAGTGTCACCTGTGCAGGGCTGCGCCGCAGCGCTTTCGCGGCCGCCATCCCGCCGAAACCGGCACCAACGATGACAATTCTGACTTTATCCGGCATTATGCCTCCAGGCTATCGTTGCCAATCATTTGACGAGTAGCGCGAGGGCCGGGATCATTGTTCCCTGCAATGCGAAGCGCCACTGGCGCACGCTCTTCGATCTGCTGCTGGACGGCGTGCTCCATTGGCCACGGCGCGCAGAACGTCGTAGGCCTGATCCCATGTCTTGCCGGGGCCGTTGAGGCGTGAGGTGCAAGGCGGGCCCGTACTGAGAGGAAGGTGCTCATGGCAGGAAAGCGTTTCGGGGTCGGCATCGTCGGACTCCAGCCGGGCCGAAGTTGGGCGGCCATCGCGCATGTTCCGGCGCTTCGCGCGTTGCCTAACGATTATGAGATCGTCGGCATCGCCAACACTAGCCGCGAAAGCGCCGAGAAAGCAGCCGCCGCGATGGAGATCGACCGCGCATTCGCGGACGTTCCCGAGCTGGTCACCGCGCCGGAGGTCGACGTCGTCACCGTTACGGTGAAGGTGCCCCATCATTTCGAGATCGTGAAGGCGGCGATCGACGCCGGCAAACATGTCTACTGCGAATGGCCGCTCGGCAATGGACTGGCCGAGGCTGAAGAACTTGCCCGGCTGGCGCGGGCGAAGGGTGTTCTCGGCGTGGTCGGAACGCAGGCGCGGGTCGCACCGGAGATCGTCCATCTGCGCCGGCTGATCGAGGAAGGTTTCGTCGGCGAGGTGCTGTCGACGACGCTGGTCGCATGGGGCGGCGGCTGGGGCGGATCGATTCCGGTCAAACAAACCGGCGCGTATCTGCTCGACCGCGCCAACGGCGCCACCCTGCTAACAATCCCGCTGGGCCATACGTTGGCAGCGCTCCGCGATGCGCTGGGTGAGATTTCGGAGCTCTCCTCCGTCCTCGCGACGCGGCGGACAACGGCGATCGCGCTCGACACCGGCGAAACGCTGCCAGTTACTGCGCCGGATCAAGTGCTTGTGAGCGGCATCCTGGAAAGCGGCGCACCTGTTTCGATTCATTATCGCGGCGGCTCTGCGCGGGATGGCCGCGGCCTGCTCTGGGAGATCAATGGCACTGAGGGCGATATCCGCGTGACGGGCTCGTCAGGCCATGCGCAGATGGTCCAGCTCTCCCTCGCGGGCGGACGTGGCGACGAAAAGGAACTGAAACCGATCGAGGTGCCGGCTGATCTGCGCACAGGTTGGCCGGACGATGTCGTGCCCGGCAATGTGGCCCGGGTTTATGCCCGTATGGCGAAGGACCTGCGCGATGGCACCCGCACCGCGCCCCCATTTGACGATGCGGTCGCCGTACATCGGATCATCGCTGCGATCGAGGACGCCGCGCAATCTTAGCGGGCACATGATGCGAGGATCGGCCAACGGCGATGCCGAAACCATCATCTGTCCACCGCGTGAGAAATCGTGAGCCGGCCAGTAATTGGAGTGCGCGAGCCTTTTCGCTTTCAACATGTCGACCGGGAACGCGTTTTCTCGATCACATGTCAGGGCGTGACGGCGTAGAGCATCGAGCCGAATGGAACGGCGGCGCGGCACTCTAAGCTGGCCGATTGGCTCTGGCGTCCCTGGTATGGCAAGCTTCGGTGGACCTCGATCGCCGTTTGGTGGATTGGAATGGCGGTAGCCACGAGGTTTGAGCCGCCGGCTGCGTTCTATGACAGCGCTTTGGCCGGATTTCTCAACGTGCGCTCTGGAACTCCGGGCGCCGCTTTACGGGCTTCAGTCAGGACGACTTGACGCGATAGCTCTTCTCGATAATCCCGGCATCCTTGTCCGCGTTCACCAGCGCCGGACGGACCCATACGAGGCGTCCCGCTGCGAGGCGACGAATATGTCCTCGGCGTAAATGGGTTCGCCTCATCGCAGACTCGTAGCCGGGCTTGTCGGATTGCTCCCTGGATGCGACATCTCCCGAGACCGTTAGAACCTTATAGTCGTATAGAGGGAGTTTGCCCGACTTGGCGCGGGCCCGGGCGAGCTTTTCAGGCACGGGGACGTCCGCCTGCTCCACGTTCCCGCAATTGAGAACCGCGCAGAGCTGAGCGAGCATGATCTGTTCGTCCGAGATATTCCCTATCATCGCCGCCTTTATCCGATCGTCATCGAAACCAGCCTGGCGCATGGAATGAAGGAGCATCGGTTGCAGCGGCGCCAGGTAGCACCTCAGAGCCATCTTGGACATTGGCCTGCCTTCTTCCTGCACTTCGGCAAGATACTTGAGCGAGGCGGGTGTGTTGGGCTCCGAAAGCCGGTTATATGCCTCCTGCTCGTAAGGGAAATAGGACCCGCATCCGCTGATCTCCCATCGCTTTGCGGCATCGACATAGTATATCGCAATGACCAGCACCCCCTCCGAATGCGGCTCCGGCCTTTCAGCGCCAGGAAACTTCTTCAGCATTTCCGCCGCTGTCATCTCGACATAGAGCCCGATCCGCCTGGACGACGTTTCCTTGCCGCTCGCCAAACGATCCTCCGGTCGCGGTGGAAACGGAGCTTCGATGACCGTGATCGGATAAGGGAGCTTGATGAGATCAGCATGCTTCTGATCGAAGCTGGTGAGGTCCAGGAGTTCGCCATGGTCGGGCAAAATGAACTTCACCGCCGTGTCGAGGATATCCAGCACCCAATAGACGTTGGGCTCGGGCGGAATACCCTTATTGGACAGCTCGCGCTGCTGCCGGCGAATATTCTCGATCGCATGGGTGGTATAGTTGAGACGGTCGATCATGCTGTCTGTCCTGATAGGGCGCGGCCGAGAGTCTGGGGTTCGGGACCGCTATACTCGGCCGGGCGGCAGTGGTTCGGTGCCTTCGCTTAGGATAGCGAGATAGCGCCGATAGCCGAACACCCGACCGCGGCGGCGGCCTGTGACCTCTTCCACGATCCCCAGGCGCTCGAGATCGGCAAGGGCAGCATTCACCGTAGGCGCCGTTAGCCCGGTGCGCCCTACAAGAAGATTTGCCGTGAGAAACGGATTCTGCTGGAAATGGTCGTGAACCCGAAGCGCGGAGCCCGCACGCTCACTCTCAGCGGCGATGCGATCGCGATCCTGCTTGAAGAGATCGACGATTCTGGCCGCGGCGTCGAAGGCCTGGTTGGCGGTTTCGGCAACGCCGTCCAGAAAAAATTCGAGCCACGCCTCCCACGCGC
Proteins encoded:
- a CDS encoding TonB-dependent receptor family protein codes for the protein MPIGLVRSVPRRTEGGHSRMPSAGLAMLVAGAVPQAALAQSATPGSTGAEIVVTAPRDVIAPRLGATAGGTAVVTAESMPATANLTISRALADVPGVVVQDFFGGNDQPRIQIRGSGLQQNPVERGVLVLQDGLPLNRADGSYVVGFANPGSADAIEIYRGYTANRLGATVLGGALNLMSPTGRSSPGVKLNLSGGSFDQIGGLAEYGLSRDGFDMLLHGDVSHRDGFRVYNKSERTSVGGNLGFRLSDAFTLRAFARYTDLGFDVAGPLTRDLLESNPRSVFAGPTVTPGGPINPGPNVVRDRPRREPSQLLIGARATGSFGSHIVDLAVGYTQTDDSFRFPISAGVRVTDGHDATAVLRYAYKPDGSRPLPLFEATGQYVNGSADRDQYLNLSGRRGAQFGNNRLKADTLALNAAFNIPLGDRITLSPSLAWSRATRDNVDRYALPARPTAAYAPANPTMALPGGAVPTVSSSYARDYEGWSPALGISWRAAEHQTLFAAISRSFEPPTHDDLFATVNGTPNSSAGRPNPANPAMPAAVFVTPDLKAQRATTLEAGWRGDAGVLSWDGVLYYSWVRNELLSLRDASGTSLGAVNAPRTRHFGVELGVTARIAPALTGRIVYTFQDFRFRDDALRGDNRLAGAPRHWVHATLAYRPLEGLALEAALRWVPEKTPVDNLGTLYNDPYAIADLRGTYRISDRLSLFAEITNLFDKTYASSSLIVDHARPDQAVFLPGDGRSFGGGVTVRF
- a CDS encoding Crp/Fnr family transcriptional regulator — protein: MQAFTSMNGKAALLRLEELELFRSLPDAALTTVRAAMQVDRVASGSVVFEQGERASRAFALGSGSIRISQTGQEGGQAIVRFIAPGEMFGTVPLFTDHLFPANAITAESSVILSWSEQGLVDLMTSYPAIALNVIHVLGTRLGEAQERMRELATLRAEQRLAQAILRLAAQAGSNCPEGTAITIPLRRKDIAEYAGTTLYTASRTLATWEKAGVLTSRGQYITVCQRRSKSRPFGGVKPGHRVTCRGEWREGVARGPLPPALM
- the istB gene encoding IS21-like element ISSsp5 family helper ATPase IstB, which encodes MSDQAPEILLAHHLKALKLPTCLREHHKLARQCAAEGVDHIRFLARLVEMEMIDRERRMVERRIKAARFPAVKSLDSFDFAAIPRLNKMQVLEMARCEWIERRENAIALGPSGTGKTHVALGLGLAACQKGLSVGFTTAAALVSEMMEARDERRLLRFQKQMAGYKLLIIDELGFVPLSKTGAELLFELISQRYERGSTFITSNLPFDEWTETFGSERLTGALLDRLTHHVSILEMNGESYRLAHSRARKAKTRP
- the istA gene encoding IS21 family transposase; the protein is MELYLQVRLACADGMSQRAAAKRFNVSRDTVRKMLSFSSPPGYRRQSVPQRPKLDGFVAIIDGWLEGDRSVPRKQRHTAKRVFDRLRTEHGFTGGYTIIKDYIREREQRSREMFVPLAHPAGDAQADFGEALVEIGGVEQKAYFFALDLPHSDACYVRAYPAAVAEAWVDGHVHAFAFFGAVPRSIVYDNDRCLVAKILPDGTRQRATLFSAFLSHYVIRDRYARPGKGNEKGNVEGLVGYCRRNFMVPIPKFPTWEAFNLWLEEQCRKRQQDKVRGQSETIGERLQRDLAAMQPLPATPFEACDQKGGRVSSQSLVRYRTNDYSVPVAWGHQEVWIRAYVDEVVIGCRSEVIARHPRCYAREEVVFDPLHYLPLIEQKINAFDQAAPLQGWDLPEAFTTLQRLMEGRMHKHGRREYVQVLRLLETFTLADLQAAVEQAIDLGAIGFDAVKHLVLCRIERVPPRLDLDVYPFLPRTTVEKTFARAYLSLLSDRQEAA
- a CDS encoding chaperone modulator CbpM produces the protein MIDLDEFLARSGIDLRSLELWIEREWIIAEQRSATIILSDMDAARARLIRDLKHDFGVNDEGIDIVLHLVDQLHGLRQVVAEARAQAEAQPRRGVRRSRGPRSAPPRPPRKKS